One part of the Theropithecus gelada isolate Dixy chromosome 5, Tgel_1.0, whole genome shotgun sequence genome encodes these proteins:
- the CSN3 gene encoding kappa-casein, producing the protein MKSFLLVVNVLALTLPFLAAEVQNQKQPACHENGERRFYQKTAPYVPMYYVPNSYPYYGTNLYQHRPAIAINNPYVPRTYYANPAVVRPHAQIPQRQYLPNSHLPTVVRRPNLHPSFIAIPPKKLQDKIIIPTINTITTVEPTPAPTIEPTVDNVVTPEDFSESIITSTPETTTVSVTTPTA; encoded by the exons ATGAAGAGTTTTCTTCTAGTTGTGAATGTCCTGGCATTAACCCTGCCTTTTTTG GCTGCAGAGGTTCAAAACCAGAAACAACCAGCA tGCCATGAGAATGGTGAAAGACGGTTCTATCAGAAAACAGCTCCATATGTCCCAATGTATTATGTGCCAAATAGCTATCCTTATTATGGAACCAATTTGTACCAACATAGACCAGCTATAGCAATTAATAATCCATATGTGCCTCGCACATATTATGCAAACCCAGCTGTAGTTAGGCCACATGCCCAAATTCCTCAGCGGCAATACCTACCAAATAGCCACTTACCCACTGTGGTACGTCGCCCAAACCTACATCCATCATTTATTGCCATCCCCCCAAAGAAACTTCAGGATAAAATAATCATCCCTACCATCAATACCATCACTACTGTTGAACCTACACCAGCTCCTACCATTGAACCAACGGTGGACAATGTAGTCACTCCAGAAGATTTTTCAGAGTCCATCATCACGAGCACCCCTGAGACAACCACAGTCTCAGTTACTACACCTACGGCATGA
- the FDCSP gene encoding follicular dendritic cell secreted peptide, with amino-acid sequence MKKVLLLITAILAVAVGFPVSQDQEREKRSVSDSDEFFSGFLVFPYPYPFRPFPPIPYPRFPRFGRNFPVPIPESVPTTPLPAKSKQE; translated from the exons atgaagaaagtTCTCCTTCTGATCACAGCCATCCTGGCAGTGGCTGTTGGTTTCCCA GTCTCTCAAGACCAGGAACGAGAAAAAAGAAGT gTCAGTGACAGCGATGAATTTTTTTCAGGGTTTCTTGTGTTCCCTTACCCATATCCATTTCGCCCATTTCCACCAATTCCATATCCAAGATTTCCAAGGTTTGGACGTAATTTTCCTGTTCCAATACCTGAATCTGTCCCTACAACACCCCTTCCAGCGAAAAGTAAACAAGAATGA